Proteins from a genomic interval of Brucella melitensis bv. 1 str. 16M:
- a CDS encoding pyruvate dehydrogenase complex dihydrolipoamide acetyltransferase, translating to MPVEVVLPALSAGMEDAVIARWLKAEGDAVSKGDLIAEVETDKATMELEAEVDGRIGQLLVKDGARANVNQVIALLLKEGEDASAMAGFAVGSSPVAVAEAETPVAASPVPAAPAVSAPASGEVRHKASPLARRLAAELGVSLDGLAGSGARGRIVRIDVERAAASKPVPVAAAAAPVAAPAEVSSKAIPVGIGEYEAVPHTSMRRTIARRLLEAKTTVPHFYLNVDCEIDALLALRSQINEKREGSARISVNDFVIKASAAALRRVPDANVIWTDEALLKLKDVDIAVAVATEGGLITPIIRSADQMSLGAISAQMKSLAARARENRLKPEEFQGGGFSISNLSMYGVKSFSAIINPPQSAILAVGAGERRPIERNGELAFATMMSVTLSVDHRAVDGALGAQLLAAFKAGIEDPMSLLV from the coding sequence ATGCCGGTTGAAGTCGTATTGCCTGCCCTTTCGGCAGGAATGGAAGATGCAGTCATCGCGCGCTGGCTCAAGGCCGAAGGCGACGCGGTGAGCAAGGGCGACCTGATCGCCGAAGTCGAAACCGACAAGGCGACGATGGAGCTTGAAGCCGAAGTGGATGGCCGCATTGGCCAGCTTCTGGTGAAGGACGGTGCGCGCGCCAATGTCAATCAGGTGATCGCCCTGCTTTTGAAGGAAGGCGAAGATGCTTCTGCAATGGCCGGATTTGCGGTCGGCTCCAGTCCTGTGGCCGTGGCAGAAGCCGAAACCCCTGTTGCAGCCTCGCCGGTGCCAGCCGCACCAGCAGTAAGCGCGCCCGCCTCCGGTGAAGTGCGCCACAAGGCTTCGCCGCTCGCCCGCCGCCTGGCTGCGGAACTGGGCGTTTCGCTGGACGGGCTTGCGGGAAGTGGCGCAAGGGGCCGTATCGTACGGATCGACGTGGAACGCGCGGCCGCCTCGAAGCCGGTTCCGGTTGCCGCCGCTGCCGCTCCAGTCGCCGCACCTGCGGAAGTTTCGTCGAAAGCCATTCCGGTTGGCATCGGCGAGTATGAAGCCGTTCCGCACACATCCATGCGCCGCACCATTGCCCGCCGCCTGCTGGAAGCCAAGACAACGGTGCCGCATTTCTATCTGAACGTGGATTGCGAGATCGATGCGCTTCTGGCATTGCGCAGCCAGATCAACGAGAAGCGGGAAGGTTCGGCCCGTATTTCCGTCAATGATTTTGTCATCAAGGCTTCCGCCGCCGCCCTGCGCCGGGTGCCCGATGCCAATGTCATATGGACAGACGAGGCGCTTTTGAAGCTGAAGGACGTCGATATTGCCGTTGCGGTGGCGACGGAAGGCGGCCTTATCACACCGATTATTCGCAGTGCCGACCAGATGAGCCTTGGCGCTATTTCGGCGCAGATGAAGTCTCTGGCCGCGCGTGCCCGCGAAAACCGCCTGAAGCCGGAAGAATTCCAGGGCGGTGGCTTTTCGATTTCCAATCTCAGCATGTATGGTGTCAAATCCTTTTCGGCCATCATCAATCCGCCGCAAAGCGCCATTCTGGCGGTTGGCGCGGGCGAACGCCGCCCAATCGAACGCAATGGTGAGCTTGCTTTCGCCACCATGATGAGCGTGACGCTTTCGGTTGACCATCGCGCGGTCGACGGCGCCCTGGGTGCGCAACTGCTCGCGGCCTTCAAGGCCGGTATTGAAGATCCGATGTCTCTGCTTGTCTAG
- a CDS encoding alpha-ketoacid dehydrogenase subunit alpha/beta has product MPEYKDLVPHSFWREIVPTTEDRAAFDLALGGTMLSQMHLIRAFEEKVLELAGQGLVHGPAHSAIGQEGGAVGSAVSMRPSDQINGSHRAHHQFLAKALGYVAQKGIDPKAAFDQDIRTLAQRTLAEILGLSQGFCRGRGGSMHLRWAESGNLGTNAIVGGGVPMAAGAAWAHRRAGKGDVVYTYFGDGATNIGSVLETMNLAAAWKLPICFFIENNRYAVSTHVEEVTAEPRLSSRGLAFGIPSFKVDGMDPIAVWLASEEANAIMRAGNGPTIIEADVYRYFHQNGPLPGSAFGYRSKDEEAEWRGRDPLDALAKTLLERQALGEDAIKALRERCVSLMDEVAGQLIEMRDGKRRIIPSLWPEESFRDFGLRGDLSEFDGVRFEEQESFSGKLVEDARFIDTVADVMARRMETDERVVVLGEDVHRLKGGTNGATRGLSADYPDRVLGTPISENAFTGIAGGMAADGRVLPVIEFMYPDFMWVAADQVFNQIGKARHMFGGDSDMPVVLRTKVAMGTGYGSQHSMDPAGIFATAPGWRIVAPSTPFDYVGLMNSALLCRDPVLVLEHVDLYASKGAAPAEDFDYFIPLGKAKVVRPGSRVTVLTYLAMVAKTQAVVEALGVDAEIIDLRSLDRAGVDWETIEASVRKTGNVLIVEQGASGTSYGGWLADELQRRCFDWLDQPIARVHGAEASPSISKVLEAAAAARPQDIEAGLRAVMAAQGLPIEN; this is encoded by the coding sequence ATGCCTGAATATAAAGATCTCGTTCCGCACAGCTTCTGGCGGGAAATCGTGCCAACCACAGAAGACCGCGCCGCTTTCGATCTGGCGCTTGGTGGCACCATGCTTTCCCAGATGCATCTGATCCGCGCCTTTGAAGAAAAGGTGCTGGAGCTTGCCGGTCAGGGGCTGGTGCATGGCCCGGCGCATTCGGCAATCGGTCAGGAAGGTGGCGCGGTCGGTTCTGCCGTTTCCATGCGTCCCAGCGACCAGATCAATGGCTCGCACCGCGCGCACCATCAGTTTCTGGCAAAGGCGCTCGGCTATGTTGCGCAGAAGGGCATCGACCCCAAGGCGGCTTTCGATCAGGATATCCGTACGCTGGCGCAGCGCACGCTGGCCGAAATTCTGGGGCTTTCGCAGGGCTTCTGCCGTGGCCGTGGCGGCTCCATGCATCTGCGCTGGGCTGAATCGGGTAATCTCGGCACCAATGCCATCGTCGGCGGCGGCGTGCCCATGGCGGCAGGCGCGGCATGGGCGCATCGGCGCGCTGGCAAGGGCGATGTCGTCTACACCTATTTCGGCGATGGCGCGACCAATATCGGTTCGGTTCTGGAAACCATGAACCTTGCGGCTGCATGGAAACTGCCGATCTGCTTCTTCATCGAGAACAATCGTTATGCCGTTTCCACCCATGTGGAGGAAGTGACGGCAGAGCCGCGCCTTTCCTCGCGCGGGCTTGCCTTCGGCATTCCGTCTTTCAAGGTGGATGGCATGGATCCGATAGCCGTCTGGCTCGCCTCCGAGGAGGCCAATGCCATTATGCGCGCAGGCAATGGCCCGACCATCATCGAAGCCGATGTCTATCGCTATTTCCACCAGAACGGCCCGCTTCCGGGCAGCGCCTTCGGCTATCGCTCCAAGGACGAGGAAGCAGAATGGCGCGGCCGCGACCCGCTTGATGCGCTGGCCAAAACGCTTCTGGAGCGACAGGCGCTCGGCGAAGATGCGATCAAGGCCCTGCGGGAACGCTGCGTTTCGCTGATGGATGAAGTTGCTGGCCAACTGATCGAGATGCGTGACGGCAAGCGCCGCATCATTCCGTCGCTCTGGCCGGAAGAGAGCTTCCGCGATTTCGGCCTGCGCGGCGATCTTTCGGAATTCGATGGCGTGCGCTTTGAAGAGCAGGAAAGCTTCTCCGGCAAGCTGGTGGAGGATGCCCGTTTCATCGATACGGTGGCCGATGTCATGGCGCGCCGCATGGAAACCGATGAGCGCGTCGTGGTCCTCGGCGAAGATGTGCATCGCCTCAAGGGTGGCACCAATGGCGCAACGCGCGGCCTTTCGGCGGATTATCCCGACCGTGTGCTGGGCACGCCGATTTCCGAAAATGCCTTTACCGGCATTGCGGGCGGCATGGCGGCGGATGGGCGCGTTCTGCCGGTTATCGAATTCATGTATCCGGATTTCATGTGGGTGGCTGCGGATCAGGTGTTCAACCAGATCGGCAAGGCGCGCCACATGTTCGGCGGCGACAGCGACATGCCGGTGGTGCTGCGCACCAAGGTTGCCATGGGCACGGGCTACGGCTCGCAGCACTCCATGGACCCGGCAGGCATTTTCGCAACCGCCCCCGGCTGGCGCATCGTGGCCCCGTCCACGCCGTTCGATTATGTCGGCCTGATGAATTCTGCGCTCCTCTGCCGCGATCCGGTTCTGGTGCTGGAACACGTCGATCTCTACGCATCGAAGGGCGCTGCCCCGGCAGAAGATTTCGATTATTTCATCCCGCTCGGCAAGGCCAAGGTCGTTCGCCCCGGCTCCAGGGTAACGGTGCTGACCTATCTCGCCATGGTCGCAAAAACGCAGGCCGTCGTGGAGGCGCTTGGTGTCGATGCGGAAATCATCGATCTGCGCTCGCTCGACCGTGCAGGTGTCGATTGGGAAACCATCGAAGCCTCGGTCCGCAAGACCGGCAATGTCCTGATCGTGGAACAGGGTGCTTCCGGCACCTCCTATGGCGGCTGGCTGGCCGATGAATTGCAGCGGCGCTGCTTCGACTGGCTGGACCAGCCGATTGCCCGCGTGCATGGCGCGGAAGCCTCGCCCTCCATCTCGAAGGTTCTGGAAGCGGCGGCTGCCGCGCGCCCACAGGACATTGAGGCTGGCCTGCGCGCCGTCATGGCTGCCCAGGGCCTGCCCATCGAGAATTGA
- a CDS encoding SDR family NAD(P)-dependent oxidoreductase yields the protein MSSGAAEQGARVILVDIDGTAAKAQADALTAKGFVAEGHALDVTDRDAVAALADDILSRFGGLDVLVNNAGVAGRAAFDQPEAVEVWDRVIGVNLEGAFNVSHALVPALKAAKGNVVHLCSVAGFVSGGSTAGYVVSKGAIRSLTQVMARDLAPHGIRVNAVAPGIMMSEMAVAQLNRPGGTDWFMNRVMMKRIGETSEVVDPVVFLASPMASYITGTILPVDGGFLAA from the coding sequence ATTTCTTCCGGCGCGGCAGAGCAGGGCGCGCGCGTCATTCTCGTTGATATCGACGGCACGGCAGCCAAGGCCCAGGCCGATGCGCTGACCGCGAAAGGCTTCGTTGCCGAAGGCCATGCGCTCGATGTCACCGACCGCGACGCAGTTGCGGCACTGGCTGACGATATATTGAGCCGTTTTGGCGGTCTTGACGTATTGGTGAACAATGCCGGTGTTGCCGGTCGCGCCGCCTTCGACCAGCCCGAGGCGGTCGAGGTCTGGGACCGGGTGATCGGCGTCAACCTTGAAGGCGCGTTCAATGTTTCCCATGCGCTCGTGCCTGCGCTGAAGGCCGCGAAGGGCAATGTGGTGCATCTGTGCTCGGTCGCGGGTTTCGTGTCCGGCGGCTCCACGGCGGGTTATGTCGTCTCCAAGGGGGCGATCCGTTCGCTGACGCAGGTGATGGCGCGTGATCTGGCCCCGCATGGCATCCGCGTCAATGCGGTTGCGCCCGGCATCATGATGAGCGAGATGGCGGTGGCCCAGCTCAACCGTCCGGGTGGCACAGACTGGTTTATGAACCGTGTGATGATGAAGCGCATCGGCGAAACCAGCGAAGTCGTCGATCCCGTCGTTTTTCTCGCGTCCCCGATGGCAAGCTATATCACCGGCACCATCCTGCCGGTGGATGGCGGCTTCCTGGCCGCGTGA
- a CDS encoding DNA photolyase: MGLGCRAVDINENDARALLCRAGRNRRSQPPACTGDEDELFFQKFYFRFPWGQAM; the protein is encoded by the coding sequence CTGGGCCTTGGCTGCCGTGCCGTCGATATCAACGAGAATGACGCGCGCGCCCTGCTCTGCCGCGCCGGAAGAAATCGCCGCTCCCAGCCCCCGGCCTGCACCGGTGACGAGGACGAGCTTTTCTTTCAGAAGTTCTATTTTCGGTTTCCTTGGGGTCAGGCCATGTAG
- a CDS encoding SDR family NAD(P)-dependent oxidoreductase, whose amino-acid sequence MKFEFENRTLVLTGANGGIGRAIAELFHASGANLVLTDLDREGLDAFAASLGSPERIATIKADASSADDAEKTVALAMERFGGIDFLVPSVGIYQAKPFAEMSDADWHRTISINLDGVFYLCKRALPALKEDSSIVTLASLAAYRGAYVNAHYGATKGAMVSMTRALSRELAPKTRVNGVAPGIIETPMTSELLKTRMDETMTQTPLKRLGKPSEIASVIAFLCSPAASFVTGETIQVNGGIYMA is encoded by the coding sequence ATGAAATTCGAGTTTGAAAACCGGACGCTCGTTCTCACTGGCGCAAATGGCGGCATTGGCCGCGCGATTGCCGAACTGTTCCATGCTTCCGGCGCCAATCTGGTTCTGACTGATCTGGACAGGGAAGGTCTCGACGCTTTCGCCGCATCGCTGGGCAGCCCGGAACGAATTGCCACCATCAAGGCCGATGCGTCAAGCGCGGACGACGCCGAAAAGACCGTAGCGCTTGCCATGGAGCGTTTCGGCGGCATCGATTTCCTTGTGCCATCGGTGGGTATCTATCAGGCGAAACCCTTCGCCGAAATGTCGGATGCCGACTGGCACCGCACGATTTCGATCAATCTGGATGGCGTCTTCTATCTGTGCAAGCGCGCTTTGCCCGCCTTGAAGGAGGATTCCTCCATCGTCACGCTGGCTTCGCTCGCGGCCTATCGCGGCGCTTATGTGAACGCGCATTACGGCGCGACCAAGGGCGCCATGGTTTCCATGACCCGTGCGCTCTCGCGTGAGCTTGCGCCGAAAACCCGCGTCAATGGCGTTGCCCCCGGCATCATCGAAACCCCGATGACCAGCGAGCTTCTCAAGACGCGCATGGATGAAACCATGACACAGACGCCGCTGAAGCGGCTTGGCAAACCATCCGAAATTGCATCCGTCATTGCCTTCCTCTGTTCACCTGCCGCGAGCTTCGTCACGGGAGAAACGATCCAGGTGAATGGCGGCATCTACATGGCCTGA
- a CDS encoding VOC family protein: MTQMTAPLEVGLAVRDLKRMRAFYEGALGLSFVSEIHVGGEKAKVAAMSPDGYTVVRLQTAKGERIKLLQPDRLPQAGQAETGLILERAGASYLTFIVDDLKALVERLIEHGAQPLTGRDPIEVRPGTWLAFLHDPEGHIVEIVQYDDIAAYRPDLAEEK; the protein is encoded by the coding sequence ATGACCCAAATGACAGCGCCACTGGAAGTAGGGCTTGCCGTCAGGGATTTGAAGCGTATGCGCGCTTTCTACGAAGGGGCGCTTGGCCTTTCCTTCGTGTCTGAAATTCATGTTGGCGGTGAAAAGGCCAAAGTCGCGGCCATGAGCCCGGACGGCTACACCGTTGTCCGCCTTCAGACCGCAAAGGGCGAGCGCATCAAGCTGCTTCAGCCCGACCGCCTGCCGCAAGCCGGGCAGGCCGAAACGGGCCTCATTCTGGAGCGCGCGGGGGCGAGCTATCTCACCTTCATCGTCGATGACCTGAAGGCGCTGGTCGAACGCCTGATCGAACATGGCGCGCAGCCGCTGACGGGCCGCGACCCGATCGAGGTTCGTCCCGGCACCTGGCTTGCCTTTTTGCACGACCCCGAAGGCCACATCGTCGAGATCGTCCAATACGACGACATTGCTGCCTATCGTCCCGATCTGGCTGAGGAGAAATAA
- a CDS encoding ABC transporter ATP-binding protein: protein MAAENILDVRELHAHYGKSHILQGVTFDLKKGEAISLLGRNGSGRSTTMKAIMGLVPPTSGEVLLNGKNLAGERSFKICRAGIGFVPEERETFLNLTVDENLQMGIQRGAEGATRWTVEQMFDYFPRLKERRNTRAGSLSGGEQQMLTMCRTLLGNPLVMLIDEPTEGLAPKIVAVVGEMIKDINRQGVSVVLVEQKLTIALKVSSRVCVMGHGRIVFEGTPDELTADEKLMEEWLAV from the coding sequence ATGGCTGCTGAAAACATTCTCGATGTTCGCGAATTGCACGCGCATTACGGCAAGAGCCATATCCTGCAAGGCGTGACCTTCGACCTGAAGAAGGGCGAGGCGATCAGCCTGCTGGGGCGCAATGGTTCGGGCCGTTCCACCACCATGAAGGCGATCATGGGGCTGGTGCCGCCGACAAGCGGCGAAGTGCTTCTGAACGGGAAAAATCTGGCGGGCGAGCGTTCGTTCAAAATCTGCCGCGCAGGCATTGGTTTCGTACCGGAAGAGCGTGAAACCTTCCTCAATCTGACCGTGGATGAAAACCTGCAAATGGGTATTCAGCGCGGTGCGGAAGGGGCGACCAGATGGACGGTCGAACAGATGTTCGACTATTTCCCGCGCCTCAAGGAACGCCGCAACACCCGCGCGGGCAGCCTTTCGGGCGGCGAGCAGCAGATGCTGACTATGTGCCGCACATTGCTCGGCAATCCGCTGGTCATGCTGATCGACGAACCGACAGAAGGCCTTGCGCCGAAGATCGTCGCTGTCGTCGGCGAGATGATCAAGGACATCAACCGGCAGGGCGTTTCAGTGGTGCTGGTGGAGCAGAAGCTCACCATTGCGCTGAAAGTTTCCAGCCGCGTCTGTGTGATGGGGCATGGCCGCATCGTTTTTGAAGGAACGCCGGACGAACTGACCGCCGACGAAAAACTGATGGAGGAATGGCTGGCCGTCTGA
- a CDS encoding ABC transporter ATP-binding protein, which yields MTKDILVLDQLNKSFGPAHIIRGVNLAVRDGERHAVIGPNGAGKSTLFHLISGNFTPSSGSIRFQGEEIGGLTPAAVNRKGLARSFQITNIFPGLTVFENIRLAVMRRYKVQFTFWRPVSSMRKVTAEVESLLEQVRLTARAYTLASQLSYSEQRSLEIGMTLASDPRLIILDEPMAGMSQEETDYTVGLIREITQNRTLMIVEHDMYVVFTLADRISVLVYGEIIATGTPKEIRENARVREAYLGEEAH from the coding sequence ATGACGAAGGATATTCTCGTTCTCGATCAGCTGAACAAGTCTTTCGGCCCGGCCCACATCATTCGCGGCGTCAATCTTGCCGTTCGTGATGGTGAGCGCCATGCGGTGATCGGCCCGAATGGTGCCGGTAAATCCACGCTGTTCCACCTGATATCGGGCAATTTCACGCCGTCGAGCGGCAGCATCCGGTTTCAGGGCGAAGAGATCGGCGGGCTGACGCCTGCCGCCGTCAACCGCAAGGGGCTGGCCCGTTCGTTCCAGATCACCAACATCTTTCCGGGCCTGACGGTTTTTGAGAACATCCGCCTGGCGGTCATGCGCCGCTATAAGGTGCAGTTCACCTTCTGGCGTCCAGTTTCTTCGATGAGGAAGGTTACGGCGGAGGTTGAAAGCCTGCTGGAACAGGTGCGCCTCACGGCGCGCGCATACACGCTGGCAAGCCAGCTTTCCTATTCGGAACAGCGCTCGCTTGAAATCGGCATGACACTCGCATCCGATCCGCGCCTCATCATTCTGGATGAGCCGATGGCGGGCATGTCGCAGGAGGAGACCGATTATACGGTCGGCCTCATCCGCGAGATCACGCAGAACCGTACCCTCATGATCGTGGAACACGACATGTATGTGGTTTTCACGCTCGCCGACCGCATCAGCGTTCTGGTCTATGGCGAGATCATCGCCACCGGCACGCCGAAGGAAATCCGCGAGAATGCCAGGGTCCGAGAAGCCTATCTGGGTGAGGAGGCGCACTAA
- a CDS encoding branched-chain amino acid ABC transporter permease, whose amino-acid sequence MTIKQSVVALLVVALLVALPYLVSESMTNAAIQMLIAALFATAFSLLCGHAGMLSFGHAAYFGLGSFAAVHVMNAFGGEGLLPTPLLPLAGAGVGLLSGLVAGWFSTKRTGVYFAMITLALAELLHALAPHLKGTFGGEAGVSSFRMPAWGFDFGSTTEVYYLALAWVVGSILLLFLLTLTPFGRVTVGLRENTHRLRFLGYNVHVLGTLVFAISAMFAGIAGALQAINIEAANYVVFEAGISTAVVLNSFIGGVGTFFGPAIGAAAMTFFGHVTSDVTRSWLLYQGLILVLVMMFLPRGLVGEAVERFRNPKGTGISLGHALGRLVALLVTAAGTIMIVELVQRFFSSDYKALASAGNWPPVTFLGREWLPFAVSTWLIPLALFAAGIALLTIVNRHRAKAKGEA is encoded by the coding sequence ATGACCATCAAGCAGTCGGTCGTTGCGCTCCTCGTTGTCGCACTCCTTGTCGCCCTGCCATATCTCGTCTCGGAATCGATGACGAATGCGGCAATCCAGATGTTGATCGCAGCCCTTTTCGCAACGGCTTTCAGCCTGCTTTGCGGGCACGCGGGCATGTTGTCCTTCGGCCACGCGGCCTATTTCGGCCTCGGCTCTTTTGCCGCCGTCCACGTCATGAACGCTTTTGGTGGCGAGGGCCTGTTGCCTACGCCGCTCCTGCCGCTGGCAGGCGCAGGCGTCGGCCTCCTGTCGGGCCTTGTTGCGGGCTGGTTCTCCACCAAGCGCACCGGCGTCTATTTCGCCATGATCACGCTGGCGCTTGCTGAACTTCTCCATGCGCTTGCGCCGCATCTGAAAGGCACGTTTGGCGGCGAGGCGGGCGTGTCCTCGTTCCGTATGCCTGCGTGGGGTTTCGATTTCGGCTCCACGACGGAAGTCTATTATCTGGCGCTCGCCTGGGTCGTGGGGTCGATCCTGCTTCTCTTCCTCCTCACGCTGACGCCCTTTGGCCGGGTGACGGTGGGCCTGCGCGAAAACACCCATCGCCTGCGCTTCCTCGGCTATAATGTCCATGTGCTCGGCACGCTGGTCTTCGCCATTTCCGCCATGTTCGCAGGCATTGCCGGCGCCTTGCAGGCCATCAATATCGAAGCGGCCAATTATGTGGTCTTTGAAGCGGGCATTTCGACCGCTGTGGTTCTCAACAGCTTCATCGGCGGTGTCGGCACCTTCTTCGGCCCGGCCATCGGTGCTGCGGCCATGACGTTCTTCGGCCATGTCACCTCCGATGTCACACGCTCGTGGCTGCTCTATCAGGGCCTCATCTTGGTGCTTGTCATGATGTTCCTGCCGCGCGGTCTCGTCGGAGAAGCGGTCGAGCGTTTCAGGAACCCGAAGGGTACGGGCATTTCGCTTGGCCATGCGCTGGGGCGTCTTGTGGCGCTTCTGGTGACAGCCGCCGGCACGATCATGATCGTGGAACTGGTACAGCGTTTCTTTTCCAGCGATTACAAGGCGCTCGCTTCGGCAGGAAACTGGCCTCCGGTCACATTCCTTGGCCGCGAATGGCTGCCTTTCGCCGTGTCCACATGGCTGATCCCCCTGGCGCTTTTCGCCGCTGGCATCGCCCTTCTCACCATCGTCAATCGCCATAGGGCCAAAGCCAAGGGAGAGGCATGA
- a CDS encoding branched-chain amino acid ABC transporter permease produces the protein MDQILFAVLNGAIYGLLLFMVSAGLTLIFGMMGVLNFAHASFYMMGAYFAYTLQPLTGFWLAILIAPVIVGIVGIVGVLVERFILRRVHAFGHAHELLVTFGLSVVIAEVIKIFYGNFAVEYRIPAALQFSAFDLGGVSYPFYRLFIGAVALVMFLLIYLLLTRTRIGIVVRSAIYRPRMVEALGHNVPLVFMGVFGVGAFLAGLAGSVAGAFYTTNPNMALELGVMVFVVVVVGGLGSLGGAMFASLLIGILSSVAVGVKVSIASLLDYVGLGDYAREIGGVLTLEVSSIAATLPFFLMLIVLLVRPSGLFGAKE, from the coding sequence ATGGATCAGATTCTCTTTGCCGTATTGAACGGCGCGATCTACGGATTGCTGCTGTTCATGGTTTCGGCGGGTCTCACCCTCATTTTCGGCATGATGGGGGTTCTCAACTTCGCACATGCTTCCTTCTATATGATGGGAGCCTATTTCGCTTACACGCTTCAGCCGCTTACCGGCTTCTGGCTTGCAATCCTGATTGCGCCCGTGATCGTCGGCATTGTCGGCATTGTCGGCGTTCTGGTTGAACGCTTCATTTTGCGCCGTGTCCACGCTTTCGGCCATGCGCATGAATTGCTGGTCACGTTCGGCCTCTCGGTGGTCATTGCTGAAGTCATCAAGATTTTCTACGGCAATTTCGCCGTCGAATACCGCATTCCCGCAGCACTGCAATTTTCGGCTTTCGATCTTGGCGGGGTGAGCTATCCATTCTACCGCCTGTTCATAGGTGCCGTGGCGCTGGTGATGTTCCTGCTGATCTATCTGCTGCTCACGCGCACCCGCATCGGCATCGTCGTTCGCTCGGCAATCTATCGCCCGCGCATGGTGGAGGCGCTCGGCCACAATGTTCCGCTGGTCTTCATGGGCGTGTTCGGCGTCGGCGCATTCCTTGCCGGCCTTGCCGGTTCGGTGGCGGGCGCGTTCTATACGACAAACCCGAACATGGCGCTGGAACTGGGCGTCATGGTCTTCGTGGTCGTCGTCGTGGGCGGGCTTGGCTCGCTTGGCGGAGCCATGTTTGCTTCGCTTCTGATCGGCATTCTTTCCTCCGTCGCCGTTGGCGTGAAGGTCTCGATCGCAAGCCTCCTCGATTATGTGGGGCTTGGCGATTATGCCCGTGAAATCGGCGGCGTGCTGACGCTGGAAGTCTCCAGCATTGCAGCCACCCTGCCATTCTTCCTGATGCTTATCGTTCTCCTGGTACGTCCAAGCGGACTGTTCGGGGCAAAGGAGTAA
- a CDS encoding FadR/GntR family transcriptional regulator has protein sequence MKEIATRAAGRATGHLPEEIARQIEKRILDGEFSVGSKLPSERELSVEYGVSRPVVREALSQLKLDGLVEARAGSGVFVIDESNQKAFRIQPLVVEEAQSLEQLMELLVAIEVAATRIAAVNRTPEDLKQIKRALIGLEYAIISDKLGDEEDYAFHDAIVIATHNPHFIALCKHLEYGARHVIRQARTNTRSNLKDMLDAVQDEHKAIYEAIELGDPEQAGIAAERHLRNATQRMKVYLSADNRTN, from the coding sequence ATGAAGGAAATAGCCACCCGCGCGGCGGGGCGCGCGACCGGCCATTTGCCTGAAGAAATTGCTCGACAGATTGAAAAACGCATTCTCGACGGCGAGTTTTCCGTCGGCTCCAAATTGCCGAGCGAGCGGGAGCTTTCCGTGGAATACGGTGTCAGCCGCCCGGTGGTGCGCGAGGCGCTTTCCCAGCTCAAGCTGGACGGCCTTGTGGAAGCGCGCGCGGGCAGCGGCGTTTTCGTGATCGACGAAAGCAACCAGAAAGCCTTCCGAATTCAGCCGCTTGTCGTGGAAGAAGCGCAATCGCTCGAACAGCTCATGGAACTGCTGGTGGCCATTGAGGTTGCCGCCACGCGCATTGCTGCCGTCAACCGTACGCCTGAAGACCTGAAGCAGATCAAACGCGCGCTGATCGGGCTGGAATATGCCATCATCAGCGACAAGCTGGGCGACGAGGAGGATTATGCCTTCCACGATGCCATCGTGATCGCCACGCATAATCCGCACTTCATCGCCTTGTGCAAACATCTCGAATATGGCGCGCGCCATGTGATCCGGCAGGCGCGCACCAATACGCGGTCCAACCTGAAAGACATGCTGGACGCCGTTCAGGACGAGCACAAGGCGATCTATGAAGCGATAGAACTGGGCGACCCGGAACAGGCTGGAATTGCAGCCGAGCGCCATTTGCGCAATGCCACGCAGCGCATGAAAGTCTATCTTTCAGCCGATAACCGGACCAACTGA